The following coding sequences are from one Betaproteobacteria bacterium window:
- a CDS encoding helix-turn-helix transcriptional regulator, translating to MTEMRDMTEILDGFAQRLKELRKQKNLSQTDLGQLAGLHYTHVGPFERGTSHPSGDTLKRLADALGVTSDYLLDGAADEAAKARFEDRKLLKQFQEVEQPPDDDKNVVKKLLDAFLTKKHLQALAR from the coding sequence ATGACGGAGATGCGGGATATGACCGAGATACTGGACGGCTTCGCGCAGCGGCTCAAGGAACTGCGCAAGCAGAAGAACCTGTCGCAGACCGACCTGGGGCAGTTGGCCGGGCTGCATTACACCCACGTCGGCCCCTTCGAGCGCGGCACCTCGCACCCCTCGGGCGATACCTTGAAACGCCTGGCCGACGCCCTGGGCGTGACCAGCGACTATCTGCTTGATGGCGCCGCCGATGAGGCGGCCAAGGCCCGCTTCGAGGATCGGAAGTTGCTCAAGCAGTTCCAGGAGGTGGAGCAACCGCCTGACGACGACAAGAACGTGGTCAAGAAGCTGCTCGATGCCTTCCTG